The following are from one region of the Heliangelus exortis chromosome 2, bHelExo1.hap1, whole genome shotgun sequence genome:
- the SALL3 gene encoding sal-like protein 3 isoform X1, with protein sequence MSRRKQAKPQHLKSDEELQAEVVSEHAVPGEGADDGDSGNESRSGSEETNVCEKCCAEFFKWTDFLEHKKSCTKNPLVLIVNEDEAAPPPTEEFPDPSPASSPSDQAESEAAEEGVQAENNDCSEIKTTEKEEEPMEVETSAERSFPNPGTSNTATPLPQIPEPSSMTSYNMPNTNVTLETLLSTKVAVAQFSQTTRTAASASISSGVTAVAIPMILEQLMALQQQQIHQLQLIEQIRSQVAMMNRQPLRPSLNPVLAAQGGPGQASNQLQGFATSAAVQLTAVIPSAIVGQAASGQPPAFDSSQHIPRPTSGASTPSISSGGSSALPESSVPSSSNAVASITPVSVSNAPNSALQPQNASTTPSIGHGSLTSVSSLPNPLLPQSSSNSVIFPNPLVSIAATANALDPLSALMKHRKGKPPNVSVFEPKSSSEDPFFKHKCRFCAKVFGSDSALQIHLRSHTGERPFKCNICGNRFSTKGNLKVHFQRHKEKYPHIQMNPYPVPEYLDNVPTCSGIPYGMSLPPEKPVTTWLDSKPVLPTVPTSIGLQLPPTIPGMNSYRDSPSITPMNRSPQRPSPASSECTSLSPSLNTSESGVPVSAESPQPVQSGSSLTKAESVTLPPTSTRLGDLSAGGQVSTASTSSIPTAVTDSSVVTSLPNPVLPAVSDQFKAKFPFGGLLDSMQTSETSKLQQLVENIDKKMTDPNQCIICHRVLSCQSALKMHYRTHTGERPFKCKICGRAFTTKGNLKTHFGVHRAKPPLRVQHSCPICQKKFTNAVVLQQHIRMHMGGQIPNTPLPEGFQDAMDSELSYDEKNVDTLSNFDDDIDENSMEEDPEQKDTASDSSKPLISYSGSCPSSPPSVISSIAALENQMKMIDSVMNCQQLTSLKSIENGSGESDHLSNDSSSAVGDLESQSAGSPAMSESSSSMQALSPVNSNSESFRSKSPGLSNHEEPQEIQLKTEKPDSPPPATENGGALDLTSSNPGRPVIKEEAPFSLLFLNRERGPSQSTPSLVTSTAPTMIKMEVNGHSKPISLGEVPSLPAGIQVPAAPQTVMSPGITPMLAPPPRRTPKQHNCQSCGKTFSSASALQIHERTHTGEKPFGCTICGRAFTTKGNLKVHMGTHMWNNAPARRGRRLSVENPMALLGGDALKFSEMFQKDLAARAMNVDPNFWNQYAAAITNGLAMKNNEISVIQNGGIPQLPVSLGGGAIPPLSNLTSGMDKARTGSSPPIVGLDKTSSETGASRPFTRFIEDNKEIGIN encoded by the exons CAGTCCCAGGAGAAGGAGCAGATGATGGTGATAGTGGGAACGAGAGCAGGAGTGGAAGCGAAGAAACCAATGTTTGTGAGAAGTGCTGCGCCGAGTTCTTCAAGTGGACAGACTTCCTGGAGCACAAGAAGAGCTGCACTAAAAACCCCCTGGTGCTGATCGTGAACGAAGATGAAGCAGCTCCACCCCCCACTGAGGAGTTCCCTGATCCCTCACCTGCTAGCTCTCCTAGTGACCAGGCAGAGAgtgaagctgctgaagaagGCGTCCAGGCAGAAAACAACGATTGCTCTGAGATAAAAACCAcggaaaaggaagaagagccAATGGAGGTAGAAACTTCTGCAGAGAGAAGTTTCCCGAATCCAGGCACCTCAAACACAGCTACACCTCTACCTCAGATCCCAGAACCATCTTCCATGACAAGCTATAACATGCCAAACACCAACGTCACGCTAGAGACTCTGCTGAGCACCAAGGTGGCGGTAGCACAGTTCTCACAGACCACGCGGACCGCTGCCTCTGCGAGCATCAGCAGTGGGGTGACGGCCGTGGCCATACCCATGATCCTGGAGCAGCTCATggccctccagcagcagcagattcATCAGCTCCAGCTCATCGAGCAGATCCGCAGTCAGGTGGCAATGATGAACCGCCAGCCACTACGGCCATCCCTGAACCCGGTtctggctgcccagggtggtCCCGGGCAGGCGTCCAACCAGCTGCAGGGCTTTGCCACCAGCGCAGCCGTCCAGCTGACCGCAGTCATTCCTTCTGCCATTGTGGGCCAGGCTGCCAGTGGTCAGCCTCCTGCCTTCGACAGCTCTCAGCACATCCCAAGACCGACATCTGGAGCAAGTACACCCAGTATATCCAGCGGTGGCTCTTCTGCCCTACCCGAGTCAAGCGTACCCTCCTCCTCAAACGCAGTTGCATCCATAACTCCTGTTTCTGTGTCAAACGCTCCTAACAGTGCTTTGCAGCCCCAGAATGCTTCAACAACGCCTTCCATCGGACATGGAAGTCTCACCTCAGTGTCCAGCCTGCCAAACCCACTTCTACCTCAGTCTTCATCAAATAGTGTGATCTTCCCCAACCCACTGGTTAGCATTGCTGCAACTGCTAACGCGCTGGATCCTCTCTCTGCCCTCATGAAGCACCGCAAAGGAAAGCCACCGAATGTGTCAGTGTTTGAACCCAAGTCAAGCTCTGAGGATCccttttttaaacataaatgcCGATTTTGTGCCAAGGTCTTTGGAAGCGACAGCGCTTTGCAAATTCACCTCCGCTCACATACAGGCGAAAGACCTTTTAAATGTAACATCTGTGGAAACCGCTTTTCCACAAAGGGCAACCTGAAGGTTCATTTTCAGAGGCATAAAGAGAAATACCCTCATATTCAAATGAACCCTTATCCTGTTCCAGAATACCTCGATAATGTGCCCACCTGCTCTGGGATCCCATACGGGATGTCACTGCCCCCTGAAAAGCCAGTCACAACGTGGTTAGACAGCAAGCCTGTTTTACCCACTGTACCAACTTCCATCGGGCTCCAGCTGCCCCCCACCATACCTGGTATGAATAGTTACAGAGATTCTCCAAGTATCACTCCCATGAACAGGTCACCCCAGAGgccttctcctgcctccagcGAATGCACTTCTCTATCCCCGAGCCTCAACACTTCTGAGTCGGGAGTTCCTGTGTCTGCTGAATCCCCACAGCCTGTTCAGAGTGGCTCATCTCTGACCAAGGCAGAATCTGTCACTCTGCCTCCCACGAGCACAAGGCTCGGGGACCTTTCTGCAGGTGGGCAAGTTTCCACAGCTTCCACATCTTCAATTCCTACTGCTGTTACAGACAGCAGTGTTGTAACAAGCCTCCCAAACCCTGTGCTTCCAGCAGTGTCTGATCAGTTTAAGGCAAAGTTTCCATTTGGTGGTCTGCTAGACTCTATGCAAACATCAGAAACCTCAAAATTACAACAGCTAGTGGAGAACATTGATAAGAAGATGACAGATCCAAATCAATGCATCATTTGTCACCGTGTGCTTAGTTGTCAGAGCGCGCTCAAGATGCATTATAGAACGCATACAGGAGAAAGaccatttaaatgcaaaatttgtGGACGTGCCTTTACTACGAAAGGTAAtctaaaaacacattttggagTTCATCGAGCGAAGCCACCACTTAGAGTACAGCACTCGTGTCCCATTTGTCAGAAGAAATTTACAAATGCAGTTGTTCTTCAGCAGCACATTCGTATGCATATGGGTGGGCAAATTCCAAACACGCCGCTACCAGAGGGCTTCCAGGACGCCATGGACTCGGAGCTTTCTTACGATGAGAAGAACGTTGACACATTGAGCAACTTTGATGATGACATTGATGAAAATTCTATGGAAGAGGACCCAGAGCAAAAGGACACAGCAAGTGACTCATCCAAACCCCTTATCTCTTACTCTGGGTCATGTCCTTCTTCACCACCTTCTGTGATCTCCAGTATTGCTGCTTTGGAGAATCAAATGAAAATGATTGATTCTGTCATGAACTGTCAGCAGCTAACCAGTTTGAAATCAATAGAAAATGGATCAGGGGAAAGTGACCATTTGAGCAATGATTCCTCATCAGCCGTTGGTGATCTTGAAAGCCAGAGTGCAGGCAGCCCTGCAATGTCAGAATCTTCTTCCTCCATGCAAGCTTTGTCTCCTGTAAATAGCAATAGTGAAAGTTTCAGATCAAAGTCTCCAGGTCTCAGTAACCACGAAGAACCCCAAGAAATACAGCTAAAGACAGAAAAACCAGACAGTCCACCACCTGCAACTGAAAATGGAGGTGCGTTAGATCTGACATCTAGCAACCCGGGAAGACCAGTCATCAAAGAGGAGGCTCCTTTTAGCCTGCTGTTCCTGAACAGAGAACGTG GTCCCAGCCAAAGTACTCCTAGCCTGGTCACCAGTACAGCGCCTACCATGATCAAAATGGAAGTGAATGGTCACAGCAAGCCGATCTCTTTGGGTGAGGTTCCCTCGCTTCCAGCTGGAATCCAGGTTCCTGCTGCACCACAGACAGTGATGAGTCCGGGGATCACCCCTATGCTGGCACCCCCCCCTCGCCGGACTCCCAAGCAGCACAACTGTCAGTCGTGCGGGAAGACCTTCTCCTCAGCAAGTGCACTGCAGATACATGAGCGCACCCATACTGGTGAAAAACCATTTGGTTGCACAATCTGTGGTAGAGCTTTTACTACAAAGGGGAATCTTAAG GTTCACATGGGAACCCACATGTGGAATAATGCTCCTGCCCGCCGTGGCCGACGCCTCTCTGTGGAAAACCCCATGGCTCTGCTCGGTGGCGACGCACTCAAGTTCTCAGAGATGTTCCAGAAGGATTTGGCAGCTCGGGCCATGAACGTTGACCCAAATTTTTGGAACCAATACGCTGCAGCTATCACTAATGGACTTGCTATGAAGAACAATGAGATTTCTGTCATACAGAACGGAGGCATTCCCCAGCTCCCAGTAAGTCTAGGCGGAGGTGCCATCCCGCCTCTAAGTAACCTTACCAGTGGCATGGACAAAGCTCGCACGGGCAGCAGCCCTCCCATTGTCGGTCTGGACAAAACAAGTTCTGAAACGGGAGCCAGTCGTCCATTCACCAGATTTATTGAGGATAATAAAGAGATTGGCATAAACTAA
- the SALL3 gene encoding sal-like protein 3 isoform X2, with protein sequence MSRRKQAKPQHLKSDEELQAEVVSEHVPGEGADDGDSGNESRSGSEETNVCEKCCAEFFKWTDFLEHKKSCTKNPLVLIVNEDEAAPPPTEEFPDPSPASSPSDQAESEAAEEGVQAENNDCSEIKTTEKEEEPMEVETSAERSFPNPGTSNTATPLPQIPEPSSMTSYNMPNTNVTLETLLSTKVAVAQFSQTTRTAASASISSGVTAVAIPMILEQLMALQQQQIHQLQLIEQIRSQVAMMNRQPLRPSLNPVLAAQGGPGQASNQLQGFATSAAVQLTAVIPSAIVGQAASGQPPAFDSSQHIPRPTSGASTPSISSGGSSALPESSVPSSSNAVASITPVSVSNAPNSALQPQNASTTPSIGHGSLTSVSSLPNPLLPQSSSNSVIFPNPLVSIAATANALDPLSALMKHRKGKPPNVSVFEPKSSSEDPFFKHKCRFCAKVFGSDSALQIHLRSHTGERPFKCNICGNRFSTKGNLKVHFQRHKEKYPHIQMNPYPVPEYLDNVPTCSGIPYGMSLPPEKPVTTWLDSKPVLPTVPTSIGLQLPPTIPGMNSYRDSPSITPMNRSPQRPSPASSECTSLSPSLNTSESGVPVSAESPQPVQSGSSLTKAESVTLPPTSTRLGDLSAGGQVSTASTSSIPTAVTDSSVVTSLPNPVLPAVSDQFKAKFPFGGLLDSMQTSETSKLQQLVENIDKKMTDPNQCIICHRVLSCQSALKMHYRTHTGERPFKCKICGRAFTTKGNLKTHFGVHRAKPPLRVQHSCPICQKKFTNAVVLQQHIRMHMGGQIPNTPLPEGFQDAMDSELSYDEKNVDTLSNFDDDIDENSMEEDPEQKDTASDSSKPLISYSGSCPSSPPSVISSIAALENQMKMIDSVMNCQQLTSLKSIENGSGESDHLSNDSSSAVGDLESQSAGSPAMSESSSSMQALSPVNSNSESFRSKSPGLSNHEEPQEIQLKTEKPDSPPPATENGGALDLTSSNPGRPVIKEEAPFSLLFLNRERGPSQSTPSLVTSTAPTMIKMEVNGHSKPISLGEVPSLPAGIQVPAAPQTVMSPGITPMLAPPPRRTPKQHNCQSCGKTFSSASALQIHERTHTGEKPFGCTICGRAFTTKGNLKVHMGTHMWNNAPARRGRRLSVENPMALLGGDALKFSEMFQKDLAARAMNVDPNFWNQYAAAITNGLAMKNNEISVIQNGGIPQLPVSLGGGAIPPLSNLTSGMDKARTGSSPPIVGLDKTSSETGASRPFTRFIEDNKEIGIN encoded by the exons TCCCAGGAGAAGGAGCAGATGATGGTGATAGTGGGAACGAGAGCAGGAGTGGAAGCGAAGAAACCAATGTTTGTGAGAAGTGCTGCGCCGAGTTCTTCAAGTGGACAGACTTCCTGGAGCACAAGAAGAGCTGCACTAAAAACCCCCTGGTGCTGATCGTGAACGAAGATGAAGCAGCTCCACCCCCCACTGAGGAGTTCCCTGATCCCTCACCTGCTAGCTCTCCTAGTGACCAGGCAGAGAgtgaagctgctgaagaagGCGTCCAGGCAGAAAACAACGATTGCTCTGAGATAAAAACCAcggaaaaggaagaagagccAATGGAGGTAGAAACTTCTGCAGAGAGAAGTTTCCCGAATCCAGGCACCTCAAACACAGCTACACCTCTACCTCAGATCCCAGAACCATCTTCCATGACAAGCTATAACATGCCAAACACCAACGTCACGCTAGAGACTCTGCTGAGCACCAAGGTGGCGGTAGCACAGTTCTCACAGACCACGCGGACCGCTGCCTCTGCGAGCATCAGCAGTGGGGTGACGGCCGTGGCCATACCCATGATCCTGGAGCAGCTCATggccctccagcagcagcagattcATCAGCTCCAGCTCATCGAGCAGATCCGCAGTCAGGTGGCAATGATGAACCGCCAGCCACTACGGCCATCCCTGAACCCGGTtctggctgcccagggtggtCCCGGGCAGGCGTCCAACCAGCTGCAGGGCTTTGCCACCAGCGCAGCCGTCCAGCTGACCGCAGTCATTCCTTCTGCCATTGTGGGCCAGGCTGCCAGTGGTCAGCCTCCTGCCTTCGACAGCTCTCAGCACATCCCAAGACCGACATCTGGAGCAAGTACACCCAGTATATCCAGCGGTGGCTCTTCTGCCCTACCCGAGTCAAGCGTACCCTCCTCCTCAAACGCAGTTGCATCCATAACTCCTGTTTCTGTGTCAAACGCTCCTAACAGTGCTTTGCAGCCCCAGAATGCTTCAACAACGCCTTCCATCGGACATGGAAGTCTCACCTCAGTGTCCAGCCTGCCAAACCCACTTCTACCTCAGTCTTCATCAAATAGTGTGATCTTCCCCAACCCACTGGTTAGCATTGCTGCAACTGCTAACGCGCTGGATCCTCTCTCTGCCCTCATGAAGCACCGCAAAGGAAAGCCACCGAATGTGTCAGTGTTTGAACCCAAGTCAAGCTCTGAGGATCccttttttaaacataaatgcCGATTTTGTGCCAAGGTCTTTGGAAGCGACAGCGCTTTGCAAATTCACCTCCGCTCACATACAGGCGAAAGACCTTTTAAATGTAACATCTGTGGAAACCGCTTTTCCACAAAGGGCAACCTGAAGGTTCATTTTCAGAGGCATAAAGAGAAATACCCTCATATTCAAATGAACCCTTATCCTGTTCCAGAATACCTCGATAATGTGCCCACCTGCTCTGGGATCCCATACGGGATGTCACTGCCCCCTGAAAAGCCAGTCACAACGTGGTTAGACAGCAAGCCTGTTTTACCCACTGTACCAACTTCCATCGGGCTCCAGCTGCCCCCCACCATACCTGGTATGAATAGTTACAGAGATTCTCCAAGTATCACTCCCATGAACAGGTCACCCCAGAGgccttctcctgcctccagcGAATGCACTTCTCTATCCCCGAGCCTCAACACTTCTGAGTCGGGAGTTCCTGTGTCTGCTGAATCCCCACAGCCTGTTCAGAGTGGCTCATCTCTGACCAAGGCAGAATCTGTCACTCTGCCTCCCACGAGCACAAGGCTCGGGGACCTTTCTGCAGGTGGGCAAGTTTCCACAGCTTCCACATCTTCAATTCCTACTGCTGTTACAGACAGCAGTGTTGTAACAAGCCTCCCAAACCCTGTGCTTCCAGCAGTGTCTGATCAGTTTAAGGCAAAGTTTCCATTTGGTGGTCTGCTAGACTCTATGCAAACATCAGAAACCTCAAAATTACAACAGCTAGTGGAGAACATTGATAAGAAGATGACAGATCCAAATCAATGCATCATTTGTCACCGTGTGCTTAGTTGTCAGAGCGCGCTCAAGATGCATTATAGAACGCATACAGGAGAAAGaccatttaaatgcaaaatttgtGGACGTGCCTTTACTACGAAAGGTAAtctaaaaacacattttggagTTCATCGAGCGAAGCCACCACTTAGAGTACAGCACTCGTGTCCCATTTGTCAGAAGAAATTTACAAATGCAGTTGTTCTTCAGCAGCACATTCGTATGCATATGGGTGGGCAAATTCCAAACACGCCGCTACCAGAGGGCTTCCAGGACGCCATGGACTCGGAGCTTTCTTACGATGAGAAGAACGTTGACACATTGAGCAACTTTGATGATGACATTGATGAAAATTCTATGGAAGAGGACCCAGAGCAAAAGGACACAGCAAGTGACTCATCCAAACCCCTTATCTCTTACTCTGGGTCATGTCCTTCTTCACCACCTTCTGTGATCTCCAGTATTGCTGCTTTGGAGAATCAAATGAAAATGATTGATTCTGTCATGAACTGTCAGCAGCTAACCAGTTTGAAATCAATAGAAAATGGATCAGGGGAAAGTGACCATTTGAGCAATGATTCCTCATCAGCCGTTGGTGATCTTGAAAGCCAGAGTGCAGGCAGCCCTGCAATGTCAGAATCTTCTTCCTCCATGCAAGCTTTGTCTCCTGTAAATAGCAATAGTGAAAGTTTCAGATCAAAGTCTCCAGGTCTCAGTAACCACGAAGAACCCCAAGAAATACAGCTAAAGACAGAAAAACCAGACAGTCCACCACCTGCAACTGAAAATGGAGGTGCGTTAGATCTGACATCTAGCAACCCGGGAAGACCAGTCATCAAAGAGGAGGCTCCTTTTAGCCTGCTGTTCCTGAACAGAGAACGTG GTCCCAGCCAAAGTACTCCTAGCCTGGTCACCAGTACAGCGCCTACCATGATCAAAATGGAAGTGAATGGTCACAGCAAGCCGATCTCTTTGGGTGAGGTTCCCTCGCTTCCAGCTGGAATCCAGGTTCCTGCTGCACCACAGACAGTGATGAGTCCGGGGATCACCCCTATGCTGGCACCCCCCCCTCGCCGGACTCCCAAGCAGCACAACTGTCAGTCGTGCGGGAAGACCTTCTCCTCAGCAAGTGCACTGCAGATACATGAGCGCACCCATACTGGTGAAAAACCATTTGGTTGCACAATCTGTGGTAGAGCTTTTACTACAAAGGGGAATCTTAAG GTTCACATGGGAACCCACATGTGGAATAATGCTCCTGCCCGCCGTGGCCGACGCCTCTCTGTGGAAAACCCCATGGCTCTGCTCGGTGGCGACGCACTCAAGTTCTCAGAGATGTTCCAGAAGGATTTGGCAGCTCGGGCCATGAACGTTGACCCAAATTTTTGGAACCAATACGCTGCAGCTATCACTAATGGACTTGCTATGAAGAACAATGAGATTTCTGTCATACAGAACGGAGGCATTCCCCAGCTCCCAGTAAGTCTAGGCGGAGGTGCCATCCCGCCTCTAAGTAACCTTACCAGTGGCATGGACAAAGCTCGCACGGGCAGCAGCCCTCCCATTGTCGGTCTGGACAAAACAAGTTCTGAAACGGGAGCCAGTCGTCCATTCACCAGATTTATTGAGGATAATAAAGAGATTGGCATAAACTAA